GTACGCGCGTAATCACACCCACGGGTACTTCAACCGCGGCGTTCATCGGAGAGTTCACGGCCGGTCCGCAGCAGCCCGCGCGGGTCGGCAGTTGGAAGGAGTTCGCGCAGGCGTACCCGGACGCGGTCAAGGACACCACGTCGTTCCTGCCCGATGCCGTACAAGGCTTCTTCACCGGCGGCGGCACGACGTGCTACGTGATCGGGGTCTCCGCTTCCGGTGGCCGTGTCGAGGGCTACAAGTCGGCGCTCTCCGCGCTGGAAGACGTCGCCGACGTCAACATCGTGGCGGTTCCAGACTTGTGGCGAGACGAGGAGGATGCGCCGGTCATCGGCCGTGCGGTGGCCCAGCACTGTGCGCAGGCCGTCAACCGGCTGGCCATCCTGCACACGAAACAGGGACTCACCCCGTCCGACGCCGCGAAGGTGCCGAGGCTGTTCGACATCTCCGCGGACAGCGACGCGGCCGCCTTCAGCACGATCTACTACCCGTGGGCGAGCGTGGAGAGCGTGGCCGGCACGACGCGCCTGGCACCGGCCTGCGGTCACGTAGCCGGAGTCTGGGCGCGCACCGACACCGAACGCGGCGTGTTCAAGGCGCCGGCGAACCAGTCCCTGAACGGCGTGGACAAGCTGGAGCTCGACCTCAGCGACCACGACAACGGACAGCTCAACGATGTCGGCGTGAACTGCCTGCGTTCCTTCCCAGGCCGCGGCAGTCTCGTGTGGGGCGCCCGTACGCTCTCCAGCAGCCGTGACTGGCGGTACCTGAACGTACGCCGCCTGACCAGCTTCCTGATGGACTCGATCCGGACCGGCACGACATGGACCGTATTCGAGCCGAACGACGAGCAGCTCCGGGCCGGGCTCCGATCGGCTGTCACCTCCTTCCTGGCAGACCAGTGGCGTGGGGGCGCTCTTCAGGGGCGCACACCGGAGGAGGCGTTCTTCGTGGCCTGCGACGCGACGAACAACACCGACGGAGCGGCCAAGGTGGTCATCAAGATTGGTATCGCCCCGGTCCGGCCCGCGGAGTTCCTCTCCTTCTCCATCACGCAGATCACGAGCACCGACGCGTAGAACTCGTCGGCCGGCCCCGGCGCCGGGGCGTCGGTGGGCGACGAACACCGGCCCGCCCGCGGGTGCGGCTCTACCCAAACCGTCAGTGGCCGAAGCGCAACGCGGACCGGGAGAAGAGGGCCGCGGAGGTGGGAGGCGGGTAACGGGCCGCGCTCGCAGCCTCGGCCCTTTCGCGGTGCGCATCCAGGCACGGTCGGCACAGGCCGTCGGTCTCGATCTTCCAG
Above is a genomic segment from Streptomyces fodineus containing:
- a CDS encoding phage tail sheath family protein, coding for MLDGTRVITPTGTSTAAFIGEFTAGPQQPARVGSWKEFAQAYPDAVKDTTSFLPDAVQGFFTGGGTTCYVIGVSASGGRVEGYKSALSALEDVADVNIVAVPDLWRDEEDAPVIGRAVAQHCAQAVNRLAILHTKQGLTPSDAAKVPRLFDISADSDAAAFSTIYYPWASVESVAGTTRLAPACGHVAGVWARTDTERGVFKAPANQSLNGVDKLELDLSDHDNGQLNDVGVNCLRSFPGRGSLVWGARTLSSSRDWRYLNVRRLTSFLMDSIRTGTTWTVFEPNDEQLRAGLRSAVTSFLADQWRGGALQGRTPEEAFFVACDATNNTDGAAKVVIKIGIAPVRPAEFLSFSITQITSTDA